The nucleotide sequence TGGAGGCGTAAGCCCGATGTCCAGCACTCCCAATCAATCCGCCCGTGGAAACCATCAGGGCGGAAAAAAATCCAGCCCGGCTGCACGTCGTAAAGCACGACGTTTTGCCGTACAAGCCATTTACCAATGGCAACTGGCTGGCGCAAACCTGGCTGCCATTGAAGCTGAGTTTCGTACCGATAACGACATGAGCAAAGTGGATCTGGAATATTTCCACGACATTCTGCATGGAGTGCCGCGCGAGAAAGCCGACCTGGACAAAAAAATTGAGCCTCTGCTGGATCGTCGCTTAGATGAACTCACGCCGGTAGAACTGGCCATTTTACGTCTGGGCGCGTATGAAATGGTGCACCGTATCGATGTGCCTTATAAAGTGGTCATCAACGAATCGGTTGAGCTGGCTAAAACCTTTGGTGCAACCGACGGCCACAAATACGTCAACGGCATTCTGGATAAATTAGCCCAGCGTGATCGTATGGTCGAAATTCGCGGCCATAAAAAATCTTGATTCTGTAACGGGAACAAGATTTCGATGAGCAAAAAAACAACGGACACCTCATCCAACCGTATCGGTGAATTTGAATTAATTCGCCGTTTTTTTTGCTCTGACTTCCCCTCCTCCTCCGATACCGTCATTGCCATTGGTGATGATGCGTCCGTTATAAAACCACCGGCAAATACTGAACTTGTTCAGAGTATTGATACTCAGGTGGCCGATGTGCATTTTCCGGCAACAGCTCCGGCTCATTTAATTGCGCAACGAGCGCTGCGCTGTGCTGTTAGTGATTTAGCTGCTATGGGGGCAAACCCGCAGGGGTTTCATCTGGCGTTAACGCTACCCGAATCTGACGCCGACTGGTTAAAAGACTTTTCTGACAGTTTAAAAAAAGCCGCTCATGAATTAAATATTGCATTAATGGGTGGTGATACCACACGCGGCAAACAACTTGTGATTTCGGTGGCAGTTCAGGGTTGGGTAGCGCTGAATCAGCATGGTAACAGTCAGGCACTGACTCGCAGCGGCGCACAAGCCGGTGATGCGATTTATTGCTCCGGCCCAATTGGCGCTGCAGCACTGGCTTTACCTCAAGTATTACACAATCCGGCGGATATTTCCGGGTTTGCACAGGCTTATTATTTTCCCCAAGTGCATTTATCACTGGGGCAACAACTGCTGAACATTGCCAGCAGCTGCATGGATATTTCTGACGGCTTATTACAAGACGCTGGTCATATTGCTCGCTCATCCGAGCTGGTATTGGAAATTGATCCGGAAAAAATCCAATATGCAGATCCGCAAAAAAAACAACAATGCCTGACCGGTGGCGATGATTATCAGCTGTTATTTACCAGTCAAAACACAAATGCCATCGCTGAGCTGCAACAGCAATTCCCCACAATACATCAGATCGGCGTCTGTAAAAAAGGCCCGGCGAATGTGATCCTAACCGGGCCTTTTTCAGACATAACAGCAACATCCGGATTCAGTCATTTCTGATTTCCGGGTGTTGGGTTATTTAGAGTGTTGATTTAACGAAGCACTGCGCCATAAATAATAAATCACGGGCAACACAACCAGAGTCAGTAATAAGGCACTAATTGTCCCTCCGATCATGGGCGCGGCAATTCGGCTCATCACCTCAGACCCTGTACCGCCTGAGTACAATACTGGCAATAAACCAATCGCAATCGTGGCTACTGTCATGGCGATGGGGCGCAAACGCAACCCTGCTCCCTGAATAACCGCTTGTTGCAGCTGTGCTTTTTCTAAGCAACGTGTCTCTGTTTTTGCCTGCTGTAGCGCTTGTTGATAAGCCTGATTTAAATACACCAGCATAATCACTCCAATTTCGACAGCAACACCCGCCAGAGCAATAAAGCCCACACCAACGGCGACGGAAAAATTAAAATCCAGCCACCACATAAGCCACAAACCACCTACAAGTGATAATGGTAGTGTCAATAATATCATCATCACTTCAGCTATGCGGCCAAAACTCAAAAACAATAAAATAGTAATGATCAACAGTGTAAGCGGCACCACATAATTCAGTTTTTGTTCCGCTCGAAGCAGGTATTCATATTGCCCAGCCCAATTGATTGAATAGCCTGCAGGAAGATCAATAGTTTTATCGCCCAAGGCTGTCTCAATCACCTGTTGTGCTTGTTGAACATACTGCCCCAAATCAACACCCTGAATATCAATAAACAACCAGCCATTAATCCGGCCATTTTCACTTTTAATCATTGCCGGGCCGGGTTTAATTTCGATCTCAGCAATTTCTGCTAAGCGTATTACCTGCCCATGCGTTGTAATAAGCGGAAGCTCTTTTAATGTTGATAACGAGTTTCGATAACTTTGAGGGTAACGCACGCTGATAGCATAACGCTCCAGCCCTTGAATGGATTGGTCAATGGCACGGCCACCCACAGCAGTCGCTAAAATTTGCTGAACCGAGTCCAGACTCAGACCGTATTGTGCCGCTCGGATGCGATCGATATCGATCTGCAGATAACGTCCACTGGCAGTTCGCTCCGCATAAACAGAAAGAGTTCCGGGAAGTGGCTTGATGATCGCTTCAACCTGTTCGCCAATTGCCTGAATGGTAGCAAGATCGTCTCCCGCAATTTTAATTCCAACTGGGGTTTTAATCCCCGTAGCCAACATATCGATACGGGTTTTTATCGGCATGACCCAGGCATTGGTTAACCCGGGAAACTGAACCTTCTGATCCAGTTCCTGACGTAATTTTTCAGCAGTCATTCCCGCTCGCCACTGCTCTTTTGGCTTAAACTGAATAAAAGTTTCAATCATGGTTAACGGTGCCGGATCTGTTGCGGTTTCAGCCCGACCAATTTTACCAAAGACATTTTTGACTTCCGGAACAGAGCGAATCAGCCTGTCTGTTTGTTGAAGAATCTGACGTGCTTCGCCGATACTCAAACCGGGATAAGTGGTTGGCATATACATTAAGTCACCTTCGTCCAAAGGCGGCATAAACTCTGAACCCAGCTTTTGCAGTGGATAAACCGCTGATAAGGCAATCAGGCTAACCAGCAACAGCGTTATTTTTGGCCAGTTCAATACCCTGCTTAAAACCGGTAAATACGCATGCACCAGTAGGCGGTTTAACGGGTTATGCTGTTCACTACGAATGTTCCCTGTCACCAGATAACCCAACAGCACCGGAACCAGAGTAATCGCTAAAATCGCCGCAGCGGCCATGGCATAAGTTTTGGTAAAAGCTAACGGCGAAAATAACCTTCCTTCCTGAGCTTCTAATACAAACACGGGCAAAAAACTCAGGGTAATAATCAGCAAGCTGAAAAAGAGTGCAGGGCCTACTTCCTGGCAGGATTGAATGACCAGCTGCCAACGCTTCTCCCCACGGATATCCGGTTCTTTTTCCAGGTGTTTATGCAGATTCTCAATCATTACAATCGCACCGTCGACCATAGCTCCAATGGCAATCGCAATCCCACCTAATGACATAATATTGGCATTAAGCCCCTGCCACTTCATCAGAATAAACGCGGTCAGGATACCTAGCGGTAAACTGAATAAAATCACCAACGAAGAGCGGAAGTGCAATAAAAAAGCAGCACACACCAGTATGACGGCGAGAAATTCTTCAGAAAGTTTTTGCCATAAATTATCGACGGCTGATTCAATTAGTTCAGAACGATCATAAACCGGAATGATGTCAATATGGCCAGGGAGAGATGCCCTTATTTGTCGGAGTTTCGCTTTAACTCGCTGAATCACTGCTTGTGCATTTTCGCCATAACGCATGACAATAATGCCACCAACCACTTCACCTTCACCGTTTAATTCAGCAATTCCACGGCGCATCTCCGGTACCTCCCGGACCTTGGCAATATCTTTTATCAGCAGAAGTGGTAACGTTTCATTAGCATCTGCTTTTTGGGTAGCCATCGGCAAAGGAACATTTTCAAGTTCCTGGATGGTACGGATATAACCCGTTGCATTGACCATGTATTCCGCTTCTGCTTGTTCAATTACCGAGGCACCACTCTGCTGATTCGCCTGGCGTATTGCCATAATGACCTGGTTCACTGATAGCTTATGAGCCATTAGAGCAGCTGGATTTAATTGCACCTGATATTGTTTGACCATACCGCCCAACACTGCGACTTCTGATACGCCTTCCACAGACTGTAATTCAAATTTCAGTAGCCAGTCTTGTAAACGCCGTAATTCAGCAAGATCCGTCTGCCCCGTACGATCCGCTAACGCATAAATAAATACCCAGCCAACACCTGTGGCATCAGGGCCAAGCAGAGGTTGAACGCCACTCGGTAACTGGCCTGACAACTGACTCAGGTATTCCAGCACCCGGCTTCGTGCCCAATAGATATCGGTGTCATCATCAAAAATAATGTAGACATACGAATCACCAAAAAAAGAAAAGCCACGCACAACCTGTGCTCCTGGCACCGCCATTAATGCCGTTGTCAGCGGATAAGTAATCTGCTCCTGAACAACTTCTGGAGCCTGACCGGGATAACTGGTTTTCACAATTACCTGCACATCGGATAAATCCGGAATAGCATCTACTGGCGTTTGTTTAACTGCATACAAACCCAACAGCAAAAGCATCAGACTGAGTAATACAACCAGCACCCGGTTTTTAACCGACCATAGAATAATACGATGAATCATCGGCTGGACTCCTCTGCCATTGGCTGAATATCCACCACACAAAAATCGCCATCGTCCAGTGCTGCCAGTTTAATCCTCATAGGCTGGCTCCAGTTATTAAGATCCGGACTGAATTTTTCAAGACTCGAAGAATCCAGCGCCAGATGAAAATTCTGCTGCATCGCTGGCCAGCTCCATTGTGTAATCCCCTGGTGCTGTACATCAATTCGACTACTGCTACTCAGCTTTACCCGCCCATTGAACCAGATAATGTCTTGCTCAGAAGAAGGGTAAAAACGCAATAAATCCGAGTCTATTGAGGATTCAGAATCCAGCAAAAATTGCCCGCTGCTCACCACCCGGTCACCCACCTGAAGCCCCGCCAGTATTTCTGTTTTCTGACTATAACCATTAACTCCTGATTGTGACTCACGCCCGATATTAACGGCGACGGATTTGAATTTTTGCGTCTCATTATTTTCATCCGTCAGTGCCAATACCACACGTGTTTGTATGCCATCATCAATAATGGCCTGCGAGGGGATCTGCAGCACATCAGCAGACTGCTGCCGTAACATTAATGTTAAGTAATCTCCCGGATGCCAGCGTAGCTGTGGATTATTCACACTGAAACGAAGCGTTTGAGTTCGATCGGTATTCAGCAAGGGGGATAACAACAATGATTGGGGGTCAATATCCAGTTCCTGTTCGGTGGGGTGTAATACACGAACCGTCAGATTCTCGAGTGAGACTAATGGTTTCGTTAATTGCATTTCCAGCCAAACGGATGATAAGTCGGCGATCGTCAAAACCTGCTCACCACGCTTAACTTGTCGCCCTTGTGGTAAATTCCAGAAACTGATGACTCCGGCTTGTTCCGCAACAAAGCGGATATATTCGTGCACCACTCGGTTACGTGCGAGTTGCTGAATCCAGCCTTTTGGTAATTTATAGGTATTTAATTTATTCCGTGCTGCGCGAATTAAAGCCGGTTCACCATCAGCCAATGCAACCAGAAATTCTTCCTGCGCCACAACCAGATCACGACTGTAAAAATCAAACAGTGGCTGCCCGGCTTTAACGGATTCTCCTTTCGAAAAAACATAGTTTTTTTCAACCCAGCCATCCGCGCGTATCTGGAAGTGTTGCAATGCTTCATTATTGACTTTGATTTCAGCAAAAACTTGCTGAGTCGCTAACCATGGCAGTCGTTGAGCCGTTGTAGCGGTTACTCCCATCTGATTTTTCACCGCAGCGGATATCTGCACTTCTCCCGGTGAGTGGCTTTCTTCATAAACCGGCACCAACGCCATACCCATAGGTGACAAGCCAGGTTGGTCACGCCTGAAATTCGGATCCATGGGAGCAACCCAATATAACGGCTGCTGCTCTTGAACGCTGGGGCTGTTTTCTGACGCTGTTTTCTGGTGCTGTAACCACCAGCTAATTACAGCGCCGATAGAGGCTGCGAATACAACGAGTGCGATGTTTTTCATAATGTTCTCAATACAAACAATAAACGACTTGCAGCAAGACACGCTGCAGATTAAAGACGGTCTTTGGGTGTATTAAGCGGAAATAGGAGGTCGCTGGAGTGATTCCAGACGCTTCAGAGGAGAAAAGAGAGAGGTTATTTGTGCGTTGTAATGTTGTTGGGTTGATAACCCCAGGGGGAGATCAAGTGTCATCGCAAAACTGGAGCAACTACCGCCACAGCAGTTGCAATCGCGTTCACATTCAAGCTGAACATCAGGCAATCCAGACTTTGATTGGAATTCGGTAGTGCGATGGCAAGGAGGAAGGTTATCCGCCATGTCTTCAACCTGATTACCCGACTCCGTTAAAAGCGACTGCGCGGCCATCAACGCCTGACTGTTAGAAGTCAGGAGTACGGCAAATATCAATAAATAGCGCAACAGGTTATTCAACATACAGCCACAAAGCAGTTAGGTCTTACTTTATTGTAGTCTGAGCCTGGATTCACAGGAAAGTTCAGAATTGTAAATCCAGACCAGAGTCAGCAGTTAGTCCAAAGTCAGTACTCAGAGCAGCGCCAACCAGGATAAGACACTGTGGGCTTTTGCTGCACCAAAGATATAAGCAAAGCAAATCAGCGCGCCAATAAATGCTGGCCAGCTGCCACGTTTGATAGCACCGATGCCAAAACCAATATAGCCCAGTAAGCCAACCACTTTAGCAACGATCCACCAATCAACCACCGGGCTTCCCCACACATTGTGCAGCAACAGCAGTGCAAAAATCAGCAAAAAGGTATCAATAATATGCGGCAAAATTTTCAGCAGCTTGTTACTGCGCAACACAGGCTTTGCTGAAAATAAAAAGAAGCGAATAACGAACAATAAAATGCTCAGGTAGGCAAATCCCATGTGGGCGCCCCGTAATGCGGAATACTCCATCAGTTTTCTCTCATCATTATTCAAATAGTTATGGCAAGACAGATAAATTACATTCAGATTCGACCAGGTAGTTTTCTATACTTCCAACCGAAATGTAACCGGCCCATCATTACACAACGACACCTTCATATCAGCCCCGAAGCGTCCGGTTTGGGTAATAACCTGCTGCTGCGACTGGGCAACAAAATAATCGTATAAACGTTCAGCCTGCTCGGGAGAACCCGCCGACGAAAAGCCCGGGCGAAGCCCTTTCTGCGTATCCGCCGCCAGCGTAAACTGAGAAACGACTAACAGCTCTCCCTGAATATCCAACAAGCTGTTATTCATTCTGCCGTTTTCATCGCTGAAAATTCGGTAATTTAACACCTTGTGCAGCAGCTTATCGGCTTTCTGCTCATCGTCCTCTTTCTGTACACCCAGCAGCAGTAAGATACCCTGATCAATCTTACCTGTGACTGTGTCATCCACCTCAACCCGTGCATGAGTCACACGCTGAATCAAACCAATCATAATCGCTGATCTCTGTTGTCATTGTTGCTGGCGCAGCATACGCGTTAGGCATTATTATTGAAATCACTATCATCATGGACCGATTTACCCGGATACCAATTATGAACTGTTTAAAAGCTACTTTACTCTCGATCTCAGCCATACTGAGTGCTACGGCAGCGCTGGCAACAGACGTGTATATGACACGTGATAAGGACGGTAATGTTACCTTCAGCGATCAGCCGTCTCAGGGGTCCGAAGCGCATAAGGTGAAAGAGCTGCCCAGTATGCCGGCCTTTGTCGCCCCCCAAGCACCACAACAGCCTGAACAACAGGAAGAACCCGTCATTGAATACACCAGCCTGGGCATTATTTCGCCAACGGATGAAACAACCATCCCTACCGGAGCGGCCGGAAGTCTAACGGTCAACGGCGTGTTATCACCCGGCTTGCAGCCCGGCCACACCATTCAATTGCTGAATAACGACGTTGTTATCGATAAAGGCACTACTACCCGCTTCAAGCTTGAATATATGGATCGAGGAGAACACCGGCTGCAGCTTCGTGTCGTCGACAAGCAGGATCAAACCCTGATTGAATCGAATACCATCACCGTTTATGTCAAACGGGCCTCTGTCGGCCGCTAATACCTTTTACTGGACTGATGTCCTGTAAAATGAATACCGACAGAATCACAATTTCCTGCCTCTTTTATGCCCGGAGTGGAATCATCCACTCCACTCGTCTATTTGCACCAAATAAAAACACAACAAGAAAAAACTGCACACATCTAGTGCATGCTATCTTAGAATTATTGAATATCGCTCATCATAAAAGCATTGGCAGCCACTGGCAGCGCTATTTTTGTGCACCATATTGATATGGCTCGCTTTTTGCTGAAAGGACTTTAGACAAATCGTTCAGGACATTACAGGCCATCAGCCACCTGAACCAGGGAGTAAAACCATGCTGGCCAGCCCAATCATCAATCAACGCTTACTTGAGCACCTCAATACCGGAGTTGTGTTGCTCGATGCTGACCTGATGGTGACCTATATGAACCCTGCCGCCGAAGCCCTGCTGGAAATGAGTGACAAGCGCGGCATGGGTGTGCACTTCTCTGAGCTTGCCGATGAATCTCCAGAAGCCAAAGCTGCACTGGAGAATGCCATTATTAATGGCACCTCATTCACCAAGCGTGAGGCCAGCATCGTGCTGCACAATCAGCACCATGTCACTTTGGATTACAGCGTCAGCCCGGTTTCTCACCCGGAGACAAAACTGCCAACCCTACTGGTTGAAATGTCAGGGCGTGACCGCCTGATGCGCATCAGCCGTGAAGAGCAGCTGATTGCTAAGCAGGAAACCACCCGCCACCTGGTGCGCGGCCTGGCTCATGAAATCAAAAACCCACTGGGTGGAATTCGCGGTGCAGCTCAGCTGCTGGAACGTGAATTACCATCAGAAGGGTTAAAAGAATACACCGAAATTATTATTGAAGAAGCGGATCGCCTGCGTGATCTGGTTGATCGCTTGCTTGGACCTCGCCAGATTCCGAAAACCGAGCAGGTGAATATTCACGAAATTCTCGAGCGTGTGTGCCAGCTGGTCAGCGTGGAATCTGAAAATGTGATTCAGATTGAGCGCGACTATGACCCATCAATTCCGGAGCTGGAAGCGGATAAAGGTCAGATCGTTCAGGCGATGTTAAATATCTGCCGTAATGCGATGCAGGCCATGCTGGAAGCGGAGCCACCGATCCCGGTACCGACACTGAAATTACGCACCCGTACCGTACGCCAGTTTACCATTGGCCACCTGCGTCATCGCTTAGTGGCGCAAATTGATATTCGTGATAATGGCCCGGGCATTCCTGCCAAGCTGCAGGAAAATTTATTTTACCCGATGGTAACGGGTCGTCCGGAAGGCACCGGCCTCGGGCTCTCTATTTCACAATCTATTATTAACCAGGTTAATGGCATTATCGAAGTCGATAGCCAACCTGGAAACACCCTTTTCTCAATTTATTTACCATTGGAATCCGTATGAGCACTGTCTGGATTATTGATGACGACAAATCCATTCGCTGGGTCTTGGAAAAAGCGTTGGCCCAGGCCAACATCAGCACCCGGGTTTTTGAACAGGCGGAACCGGCATTAGCGCAGCTGAAGCGTGAACACCCAGACGCTATTATTTCAGATATTCGCATGCCGGGCATGGACGGCCTGACCTTACTGCGTGAAGCCAAAGAAGCGCACCCGCAGTTGCCGGTGATTATTATGACGGCTCACTCCGATCTGGATAGTGCCGTATCGTCTTATCAACAAGGGGCTTTTGAATATCTGCCAAAGCCGTTTGATGTCGACGAAGCGGTTGCTCTGATTCAACGCGCTATTGATCATTTTGCTGAATTAAATGCACAACAACCGGAATCGGAAGAAGATAAAGAAGACACCGAAATTATTGGTGAAGCACCGGCAATGCAGGAAGTTTTCCGTGCCATCGGCCGTTTATCACAATCCAATATCACGGTACTGATTAACGGTGAATCCGGTACCGGTAAAGAGCTGGTTGCCCACGCATTACACAAGCACAGCCCGCGCTCTGCCGAACCTTTTATTGCGCTGAATATGGCCGCCATTCCCAAAGATCTGATTGAGTCGGAATTATTCGGCCATGAAAAAGGCTCCTTTACCGGTGCAGGCGGTCAGCGTCGTGGCCGGTTTGAGCAAGCCAATGGCGGAACCCTGTTTCTGGATGAAATCGGTGATATGCCCGCCGACACTCAGACCCGTTTATTGCGGGTGTTAGCTGATGGCGAATTTTACCGCGTCGGTGGCACCACACCGGTCAAAGTGAATGTGCGGATTGTGGCGGCAACGCACCAGGATCTGGAAAACCTGGTAAAAGAAGGTCGCTTCCGGGAGGATTTATTCCACCGCTTAAACGTCATCCGGGTTCACCTGCCACGCCTAGCTGAACGCCGCGAAGATATTCCAAAGTTATTAACTCACTTCCTCAAACGAGCGGCTGAAGAGTTAGAAGTCGAAGTTAAAACTCTGAAAACCGAAACCGAAGAATATTTATCGTCGCTGGATTGGCCAGGTAACGTACGTCAATTAGAAAATATCTGCCGCTGGATTACTGTAATGGCTTCCGGCCGTGAAGTATTAATCAGTGATTTACCACCGGAATTAATGCAGCAGGAAAGTGGCAATGTCAGCGGCGGCAACTGGGAGCAGGCGCTGCGCTATTGGGCAGACCAACAATTAAGTGCTGGTGTGGTCGGTTTATTGGATACCGCCGTTCCGGCATTTGAACGTATTATGATCGAAACGGCTTTAAAACATACGGCTGGTCGTCGCCGTGATGCTTCCAATTTATTAGGCTGGGGACGTAATACTCTCACCCGTAAAATTAAAGAGCTGGAGATGGATGTCGACAGCCATCCGGAAGCCGATAACGAAGAAGATAGCGAAGCGCATTAATTCGTAACTTCACGCCAATAAATCACCCGATCATTACCTCTGTATTGTCCAAAGGTAATGGTCGCGGTTGGATTTTCTTCATAATCGTTGGCGTCGCCATTGGTGCCATACTCTGTGGTCAGCCAGGTTGGCGCCTGATATTCCACCGCTAACCGCCCGCTATTACCCAGCCCGGGAGCGTCGTAACGAATAAAACCCACACCCGCGGTAATATCTTGCTGCACATTGCGGGGAAGTGCCGCTAAAGCCCCCGTGGCAAGCAACGGTGGATTGCTTGCCAGCAGTGAATCGCAGGCATTGTCATCGTTGTTCACAATAAAGTTAGTGCCA is from Bacterioplanoides sp. SCSIO 12839 and encodes:
- a CDS encoding SirB2 family protein; protein product: MEYSALRGAHMGFAYLSILLFVIRFFLFSAKPVLRSNKLLKILPHIIDTFLLIFALLLLHNVWGSPVVDWWIVAKVVGLLGYIGFGIGAIKRGSWPAFIGALICFAYIFGAAKAHSVLSWLALL
- the thiL gene encoding thiamine-phosphate kinase, with translation MSKKTTDTSSNRIGEFELIRRFFCSDFPSSSDTVIAIGDDASVIKPPANTELVQSIDTQVADVHFPATAPAHLIAQRALRCAVSDLAAMGANPQGFHLALTLPESDADWLKDFSDSLKKAAHELNIALMGGDTTRGKQLVISVAVQGWVALNQHGNSQALTRSGAQAGDAIYCSGPIGAAALALPQVLHNPADISGFAQAYYFPQVHLSLGQQLLNIASSCMDISDGLLQDAGHIARSSELVLEIDPEKIQYADPQKKQQCLTGGDDYQLLFTSQNTNAIAELQQQFPTIHQIGVCKKGPANVILTGPFSDITATSGFSHF
- the glnL gene encoding nitrogen regulation protein NR(II), with amino-acid sequence MLASPIINQRLLEHLNTGVVLLDADLMVTYMNPAAEALLEMSDKRGMGVHFSELADESPEAKAALENAIINGTSFTKREASIVLHNQHHVTLDYSVSPVSHPETKLPTLLVEMSGRDRLMRISREEQLIAKQETTRHLVRGLAHEIKNPLGGIRGAAQLLERELPSEGLKEYTEIIIEEADRLRDLVDRLLGPRQIPKTEQVNIHEILERVCQLVSVESENVIQIERDYDPSIPELEADKGQIVQAMLNICRNAMQAMLEAEPPIPVPTLKLRTRTVRQFTIGHLRHRLVAQIDIRDNGPGIPAKLQENLFYPMVTGRPEGTGLGLSISQSIINQVNGIIEVDSQPGNTLFSIYLPLESV
- the ntrC gene encoding nitrogen regulation protein NR(I), with amino-acid sequence MSTVWIIDDDKSIRWVLEKALAQANISTRVFEQAEPALAQLKREHPDAIISDIRMPGMDGLTLLREAKEAHPQLPVIIMTAHSDLDSAVSSYQQGAFEYLPKPFDVDEAVALIQRAIDHFAELNAQQPESEEDKEDTEIIGEAPAMQEVFRAIGRLSQSNITVLINGESGTGKELVAHALHKHSPRSAEPFIALNMAAIPKDLIESELFGHEKGSFTGAGGQRRGRFEQANGGTLFLDEIGDMPADTQTRLLRVLADGEFYRVGGTTPVKVNVRIVAATHQDLENLVKEGRFREDLFHRLNVIRVHLPRLAERREDIPKLLTHFLKRAAEELEVEVKTLKTETEEYLSSLDWPGNVRQLENICRWITVMASGREVLISDLPPELMQQESGNVSGGNWEQALRYWADQQLSAGVVGLLDTAVPAFERIMIETALKHTAGRRRDASNLLGWGRNTLTRKIKELEMDVDSHPEADNEEDSEAH
- the dtd gene encoding D-aminoacyl-tRNA deacylase; translation: MIGLIQRVTHARVEVDDTVTGKIDQGILLLLGVQKEDDEQKADKLLHKVLNYRIFSDENGRMNNSLLDIQGELLVVSQFTLAADTQKGLRPGFSSAGSPEQAERLYDYFVAQSQQQVITQTGRFGADMKVSLCNDGPVTFRLEV
- a CDS encoding DUF4124 domain-containing protein; the protein is MNCLKATLLSISAILSATAALATDVYMTRDKDGNVTFSDQPSQGSEAHKVKELPSMPAFVAPQAPQQPEQQEEPVIEYTSLGIISPTDETTIPTGAAGSLTVNGVLSPGLQPGHTIQLLNNDVVIDKGTTTRFKLEYMDRGEHRLQLRVVDKQDQTLIESNTITVYVKRASVGR
- a CDS encoding efflux RND transporter permease subunit encodes the protein MIHRIILWSVKNRVLVVLLSLMLLLLGLYAVKQTPVDAIPDLSDVQVIVKTSYPGQAPEVVQEQITYPLTTALMAVPGAQVVRGFSFFGDSYVYIIFDDDTDIYWARSRVLEYLSQLSGQLPSGVQPLLGPDATGVGWVFIYALADRTGQTDLAELRRLQDWLLKFELQSVEGVSEVAVLGGMVKQYQVQLNPAALMAHKLSVNQVIMAIRQANQQSGASVIEQAEAEYMVNATGYIRTIQELENVPLPMATQKADANETLPLLLIKDIAKVREVPEMRRGIAELNGEGEVVGGIIVMRYGENAQAVIQRVKAKLRQIRASLPGHIDIIPVYDRSELIESAVDNLWQKLSEEFLAVILVCAAFLLHFRSSLVILFSLPLGILTAFILMKWQGLNANIMSLGGIAIAIGAMVDGAIVMIENLHKHLEKEPDIRGEKRWQLVIQSCQEVGPALFFSLLIITLSFLPVFVLEAQEGRLFSPLAFTKTYAMAAAAILAITLVPVLLGYLVTGNIRSEQHNPLNRLLVHAYLPVLSRVLNWPKITLLLVSLIALSAVYPLQKLGSEFMPPLDEGDLMYMPTTYPGLSIGEARQILQQTDRLIRSVPEVKNVFGKIGRAETATDPAPLTMIETFIQFKPKEQWRAGMTAEKLRQELDQKVQFPGLTNAWVMPIKTRIDMLATGIKTPVGIKIAGDDLATIQAIGEQVEAIIKPLPGTLSVYAERTASGRYLQIDIDRIRAAQYGLSLDSVQQILATAVGGRAIDQSIQGLERYAISVRYPQSYRNSLSTLKELPLITTHGQVIRLAEIAEIEIKPGPAMIKSENGRINGWLFIDIQGVDLGQYVQQAQQVIETALGDKTIDLPAGYSINWAGQYEYLLRAEQKLNYVVPLTLLIITILLFLSFGRIAEVMMILLTLPLSLVGGLWLMWWLDFNFSVAVGVGFIALAGVAVEIGVIMLVYLNQAYQQALQQAKTETRCLEKAQLQQAVIQGAGLRLRPIAMTVATIAIGLLPVLYSGGTGSEVMSRIAAPMIGGTISALLLTLVVLPVIYYLWRSASLNQHSK
- the nusB gene encoding transcription antitermination factor NusB gives rise to the protein MSSTPNQSARGNHQGGKKSSPAARRKARRFAVQAIYQWQLAGANLAAIEAEFRTDNDMSKVDLEYFHDILHGVPREKADLDKKIEPLLDRRLDELTPVELAILRLGAYEMVHRIDVPYKVVINESVELAKTFGATDGHKYVNGILDKLAQRDRMVEIRGHKKS
- a CDS encoding efflux RND transporter periplasmic adaptor subunit codes for the protein MKNIALVVFAASIGAVISWWLQHQKTASENSPSVQEQQPLYWVAPMDPNFRRDQPGLSPMGMALVPVYEESHSPGEVQISAAVKNQMGVTATTAQRLPWLATQQVFAEIKVNNEALQHFQIRADGWVEKNYVFSKGESVKAGQPLFDFYSRDLVVAQEEFLVALADGEPALIRAARNKLNTYKLPKGWIQQLARNRVVHEYIRFVAEQAGVISFWNLPQGRQVKRGEQVLTIADLSSVWLEMQLTKPLVSLENLTVRVLHPTEQELDIDPQSLLLSPLLNTDRTQTLRFSVNNPQLRWHPGDYLTLMLRQQSADVLQIPSQAIIDDGIQTRVVLALTDENNETQKFKSVAVNIGRESQSGVNGYSQKTEILAGLQVGDRVVSSGQFLLDSESSIDSDLLRFYPSSEQDIIWFNGRVKLSSSSRIDVQHQGITQWSWPAMQQNFHLALDSSSLEKFSPDLNNWSQPMRIKLAALDDGDFCVVDIQPMAEESSR